The window TTTACTTGTGTCCGTCGCGCGAGAGGTCGAAACCACTTTATTGCACGGTCGATGTCCAACAAGGGACTTCGAATCCACCTGTTTCTGGAGGAGTCGCCGATTACGCGACGAATGTAGGCACGCCGGTTGGGCAGGGTGACTATTACATCGGCATGGGTTCGCCAACTCCGGTGACTGAGCCCAATCAAGCGAATGGCCCATTCTGGTACAAGGGACCGCCGATGTTGCGTTTCGCGAGTGTGAGCGACGGTTTGAGCAATGTGGTATTCATTGGCGAGAAGCACGTTAAGCGTCCCGCGACGAACACTGAAGGCTCGGTTTGGAATGGAGACCACGGCGGGTCGTTCAAGCAGTTGGGGACAGGCGCCCCGATCGCTCGTGACCTCAACGCTTCCAGCGGACAATTCGGAAGCTGGCATCCCAGCGTCTGCCAATTCGTCTTCGGCGACGGCTCGGTGAAAGCCCTGCAAGTTTCGACCGATCTCACCACGCTCGACCGCATCGCCAATCGTCACGATGGCGAACCCGTGACATTGCCTTAGATCGGCGAGTGCCCCCATTGTCGTCTTTCGCTCCGCGAAAGACCAACCAAGGTGAACGACCAAATAACGTTGAGCTGGCAAGCGTTAGCAAGTCGGGCTCATTTCGGCCTCCAAGATACAACAGTTGTTCCACCGCAATTTGTCTTTCGCGGAGCGAAAGACGACAATGAGGCCCGACGCCGATTTACCCAAGCGAAACTTCAAACATGCTCGGTGAGTGCTTTGATCCGCAAGCGGGTTTGCTAATACATCAGCATCTACGGCCTCATTGGTCACAAGCTGGCGCGGTTGTCTTCATTACCTTTCGGACTGCCGATTCCATTCCTGCAGAGGTGGTGTTGCGGTGGGAGGCAGAAAAGCAGGATTGGCTCGCGAGGCGAGGTTTTGCGACCGGCGCGAAGTCCTCCGTTATCGTGTCCAAACTTAACTCAAAAGATCAGGCCGATTTTCAGCGAACCTTTAATCGTTGCCGTGAAGAGTATTTAGATACTTGCCAGGGAGCATGCGTTCTCAAACGCCCAGAGTTAGCACGGGCGGTTTCCGACTCGTTGCTGCATTTTGACGGACAAAGATACAAGATGGGCGACTTTGTCATCATGCCCAACCATGTGCATTTGCTGGCCGTTTTTCCGACCGAACAAGCGATGTTCGATCAATGCGATTCCTGGATGCACTTTACTGCGGTGCAAATCAACCGCGCACTTGGTTCTCAGGGCAAATTCTGGCAGAGCGAGCCTTTCGATCACTTAGTTCGCACCGCGGAGCAATACGAGTACTTGCGGCAATATATTGCCGATAATCCGTTGAAAGCGCAACTTTTGCCAGGTGAGTACATTTATCGCCGATATCCTGGCTGACAACCTAGCGCCACTGTAAGGGTCGACTTCGATTGGCCTTTCGCGGGAGCGAAAGGCGACAATGGGTTCACGCCAACGGGCAATGCGCTAGCGCTTCATACGTCGGGCCGCTGCGGCCGAGGAAGCTGGCGAAGATCACGGCTTCGTCGACGACGGATAGATCTGCGTCGTAGCTCATGTGCTCGGCGAGTTTCGCGGCGAGCTCGGCCATTCCTTCATCGCTGCCGCCTTTCACGCGGCCGATGGTCAGGTGCGGGGTGAAGCCGCGGGCTTCCTTGGCAAAGCCCATTTCCTTTTTCAGAGCGTTGTCGATCGCGGCTTGCAGCTCGCGCAGCTCTTCGTTCCCCTGCTCGATGCCCAGCCACAGTGTGCGGGCGTCGGCAGAACTGGGAAAACCACCGAGGCCGCGGCAAATGATTTCGAACGGCTCGACGCTGGCCGCGGCTTCGCTCACGACGCGGCAGATTTCGGGGATATCGGCGTCGGTTACGTTGCCGAGAAACTTCAGCGTGAGATGCATCTGCTGCGGATCGACCCAGTTCACATCGACGCCGGGAGTCTTCAGTTTTTCGATGAGCGCCCGAGCCCGCTTGGTAACACTGCTGGCAATTTCGACGGCGATAAAGGAACGGATACGTTGCATGAGGAGGGGCTGGGATCTGGGGGATGATTTTCTCTGTGAGCCTTCATGTTCGCACTGCCCCGTCGATTTGGACAGTGCCCTGCTCCTGCCTTTCCCCAGCTCCCAGTTCCTAGCCCCCAGCCCCCATCCTCGCAATCGCATCTCGATTCAATTTAATCCCCAGCCCCGGGCCGCTCGGCACTTGCAACATTCCTTCGGCGTCGAGCTTGAACGGCTCTTCGAGAATGTCTTCGATATAGGGCACGCCCGTTTGATATTCGACCCAGCGAGCCACGGGCATCGCTGCCGAAAGAGCAAGGTCGGCCGCCACACCGACGGCAGTGTTCCAACCGTGCGGCACGAGGAGCACGCCCTGATCGTAGGCCAGCCAGGCGAGTTTGCGACCTTCGCTCAAGCCGCCACACTTCGTCAGGTCGGGCTGAATGATGTCGACGGCCCGCTTCAAAAGAAACGGCTGAAAGGCCTGCCGCCGCGTGAGGACTTCGCCGGTCGAGATCAGTACCGGCGAAGTGGCTTGCAACTGCGCAAAGCCCTCGACGTCGTCCGGCTTGAGTGCTTCCTCAAACCAAGTGATGTTGTAATCGCCGAGCATCTTCGCCGTTTCGCGAGCCCAATTCACACTGTGCGGCCAGAATTGTTCGCTGCCGCCGGCATCGACCATCAGCTCGACGTCTTCGCCGACCGTCTCGCGCGCGGTGCGAATCAGCAACTCATCAAGCTGACGACTGACGCGCCCGAACGGCCGCCAACCCATTTTGATCGCGCGAAAGCCGCGCTCCTTTTGCACGAGCAGCGCGTCGCGCAGCGGCTCAGGTTGATCGAACAAGATCGAAGCGTACGGCTTGATGCGGTCGCGATAATTGCCGCCGAGCAATTTGGAAACGGGTTGCTGCAGTGCCTGTCCCCATAAATCCCATAGCGCGATATCAATGCCGCTGATCGCATGTTCGACGCTGCCGCCGCGGCCGAGCCAGAACATGCTCTGCCGCAACTTCTCACTCACCCGATCCGGCTGATCGGCAGGCTCGCCAATCAAATGGGGCCGGAGCAACTCGAGCGCACCTTCGACGAGTGCCCGCGTCGTGTAGCAACTGCCGAGCCCGGTGATCCCTTCATCGCTGATCACTTCGACCAGCGTGTTGTATTGCACGTTCGGATCGGTGCCGCCGGGCCAACCGTGATCGTGCGTAGCGCCACCGAGCGGAATGGTTTTGACTGCGGCGATTTTCATGAGGCTTCCTGTCGGCAAGGACGTCGTTCAGCAGATGGCTGAATTTACCGCGCAGCGATGTCGCCATCAGCAGTAATATCGACATACGACAATTCGCCGACGCAGCCGAAGAGCGTTGGGCCCGCGCGATAGCGCCAATCGCGATGATGATGGCCGAATAGCCACAGGCGCGGCTGATGAATGGCGAGAAGCTGTTCGAGAAATGTGTTCGTACGTGAAGGAGCGAAGACTTCGCCGCGACGAAGTGGCTGCGGCGTTTGCTCCCACACGGCTTGTGCGATTTCGGTCGGCGCGTCGTGAGTCAGCATGATCGTTGGGCGAGCTGCGGTGTAAACTGCTGCCGCACTCTGCATTTGTTCGATAGACAATTCTTCCTCCGCGAACCACAGCGTGCGGCCTAATTCGCGGCCTACGCGGAGAAGCTTTTCGCGATCGGTTGAAGCTGCGCCGCGAATGAAGAAGAATTCCACTCCGCCCAGCGCAACCGGCCCGAAATCCCCCAGCGAGTGCGGCGGCAAGCAATGGTAGTGATCGTGATTGCCGGGAAAGAATCGATGCCGCGTTGAATCAACTCCGGCGATAAGTTGCTCGTAAGCAATCCCATCTCCCATGTCGCCGATCTGCACCGAGTGCTCCACCTCGGCGATCAGTTCGAGATACGGTTGCGCGCCGTGCTTCAGCAAATCGTCTGTGCCGATCTGTGCGTGAACGTCACCGATGATACGGAGCATTTTCAATGCAGTTTCTCGCTGCTAATGCCCCACGCTTGTTTCGCCTGCGCCAAAATCCTTGCCATGCCGGGCCAACAAGACCAGCACCAGCAAGCCGAGCACCATCAAGCCGAGGGCCACTTCGTAGGGTGCGACGGACGAGACACCCTTGAAGAGCGGAATGGCGAACAGCGGACCGGCGATGCGAGCCAGCGCGCTCACGCCCTGGCTGACACCCATGATGCCGCCCTGCCGCGCGGGATCGCTCCGCCGGCTGATGAGCGCGCTGAGCGACGGCGTGGTGAAGGCAAACCCGCCGACGGAAACTGCGGTGGCCACCAGCAGCAGATTCCAGCTGTGCGATTGCGTGGCAAAGATGATTAGCAGAAAACCAGTCGCGGTGAGCGTGAAGCCGATGGCTGCCATCGTCACTTCGTTGAGCCGCGTCGACAGGCGGCGGACAATGCCGCCTTGAACCAGGCTGAGCGTAATGCCGATGAAGGCAAAGAACAGCGGCACCTGGCCGAACTGCAGGTTGAACCCTTGCTTCTCATCTTTGAGCAACAGCGCCGCTGTGGTCTCGAAGCCGCCGAAGGCAGTCACGCTGAGAAACGAAGTGAGCAGCAACGCCCCAATGGTTGGCGTGGAAACGGAGTCCTTGAGCGCGCGGACATCGAACATGCCCATGTGCGTGTGAGAAGTTCCCGGCTTCAAACTTTCGGGCAACAGAAATACGGCGAGCATCAGCGCGACGAGCGACAAACCAGCAGCGACGAATCCGGGCAAGGGGCTCGTGGCAACGTGGTCATATTCGCGGAGCTTGGCTTTCTCTTTTTCGGCGGGCGTCTTCGTTTCATCCGCAAGCGTTGTCGCATTCGCTACGGCGGCAACTTCCGGCGCCTTGTCGGGATTTGGAATTGGCGTGGTCTTCGCCGAAAGAAGCGCAGCCCAAGCGAGCAACGGCCCGAACGTAAAGCCGAGCCCGAACGAGACGCCGATCAGCGCCATGCCCTTGGCCCGCTTTTCCTTGGTCGTTACATCGGCGATGTACGCTGCCGCCGTCGAGATGGTCGCGCCGGCAATGCCCGCGCCGAGTCGGCTAAGGAACAGCAGTTCCCAACTCTCTTGAATCGCGGCGATGCCGAACAGTCCGTAACAAACTACCGAGCCAATGAGCCCAACAATGATCACCGGTCGACGCCCGATTCGATCCGAAACCCGCCCCCACAGCGGCGAGAAGACAAACTGCATCATCGAAAAAATGGCCATCAGCAGCCCGAGCTGCCAACCATGCTCGGCCAAGCCGAATTTCTCGGCGTAGAGCGGCAGCAAAGGCAACACCATGCCAAAGCCGAGCAGGTCGATGAAGACCGTCAAAAAGATGACGAGGAGCGAACCCTTGCTGGCAGTGGGCTCGATTTTTTCAACAGGTGAGGACATTTTTGATGGATCGGCGGGAGTGGAAGTGGCAAGGTGATTCTACCTAGCAGGTATCAACTTGTGGGCGGGTACAGGCGATTTAAGCTGGTTGCGTCGTCCGCAGTTTCCAAAGTTGCTCTCCCAGTGACAGCAAATAAGACCGTCCTTGCGAGTGTTCTTCCAGGCATCCCCAAAGTCGTTGGGGTACGCCTTCTAGACCTAACCGCGCGCCAACTAAGCCACCTGTCATTTCGGCCAACGTGTCGACATCGTCGCCCCGACCGATCGCGCGAGAAATGGCTTGCTCGTAATTATTTGGTGAATCGGCAAAACACATGATCGAGGTCATGACGGAACGATGCGCCTCGAGCGAATTTCCGAACGAGCGCAAGGATTGAAATGGCTCGAGTTGCAGAGCCAAATCTATCTGCCACTGAAACTCCTCCGTCAGTGCGACATCACGCAGTTGCTGAAGGAAGAAGGTGCGATCAAATGTCTTGCCAGCACTACGCGTCGCCAGAGCAGCCGCGACGGCAAGTAAGCGGGCGCTATCGATGCCGATCGGATGTTGATGCGTAACTTCAGCGCTGCGCTCGGCCTGCTTCGTGACCTGAGTGAGGTCTGCGGCGAAATAGACACCGATGGGGGCGACTCGCATTGCGGCGCCATTGCCGAGCGAACCTTGACCGCCGAACATTGCCGCAGCAGCAACTCGCCAATCTGCGCCTGCGGCAATTTCGTTGATGAGTGCTCGCGCGCCCTGGCCATAGCCGCGGTCAGGGTGATAGTTGGCCACGAACCGATCGGCCAACACATCACCATCAACGGCTCCACACTTCACAAGTGTTTCGACGATCCCCATCGTCATTTGGGTGTCGTCGGTGTAATAGATCGTCTCGCCAGATTCGTGCTGGACAATACGGTCGGCCGGCCCCATTTCGAAAATCAGCTCCGCAGTCAAGCCTTCCCAGGGAGCGCCTAGAGCGTCGGCAGTCGCGGCGCCTAGCAGGCAACCTTGGAACTGCGAAAGAGAAGCGGTGAACGTCATGGTAGTTTTTGTGACGAGCGAACAGCGGGTTGAGCAATCAACTCAGGAAGCTGCGCTGCGCTTCTTCGTCGGTATTCGCGTTCAGTAGAGATGGAATATCACTCCATTCTACTTCCCATCCCGCAGTCGTTCGCCCAGAAACGGATCCAGCTCCGGCACCGCTTTGATCTTCTCGATCGTCTTTTCAAGCGGATATGGCACGCGACGGAATTCGACCTGCGTGTCGGTTTGAATGACGTACGAGGCGCGCGGGTCTCCGTCGCGCGGTTGGCCGACGCTGCCGACGTTGAACATGGCTTTCGTGCCGGCGAGCGTGTACTTGTTGCCGATTTCGGAAGTGCTCAGAAACTTGCCGTCCTCGGTAAAGACGCCGGGGACGTGCGTGTGACCCTGAAAGCAGAACCGTTCGATCAGGGCAAAGATCCGTTCGAGCTTGCGCGGGTTGTAGATGTCTTCGGGGAAGACGTATTCGCTGAGTGGGTTGCGGGCCGAGCCGTGGACGAACATCAGTCGGCCGTCGCGTTTCACGCGCGGCAGTTCGCTGAGAAACTCCCAGCGCTTGGCCACGAGGTCGCGATCCTCCTCGGCGTTTTCGAGCTGATCGCGGGTCCAAAAGATCGCCCGCTCGGCGCCGCTACTAAAGCCTTCCGGATCGTAGAGCGCCCCTTGGTCGTGATTGCCGAGCACCGACCAGGCGAACGTCATCACCTTGTCGACGCACTGCCGCGGATTGGGCCCGTAGCCCACGATGTCGCCCAGGCAGGCGATTTCGTCGACACCCTGGGTCTGCACATCGGCTAGCACGGCATCGAGCGCTTCGAGGTTGCCGTGAATATCGCTAAGAATCGCCCGCCGCACGCGCTCACTCGCTAGAGGAGATGGAAAATGTTGGCTGTATCTTCATGCCTGCATGCACGTTTGGCAAGCGGAGCCAGCCAGCAGCCAATTCGATCTTGTGAAGTTGCGACACCCCGTGTAGTTAATCGGCATCCGATACTATTCAGGAGAATCTCATGCTGCGCATTTTTACTTTGGCCCTGTTACTTGCCATCCCCACGCTCGCCATGGCCGTCGAGCCCAAATTCAATGCCGATGTCGATGCGAAGATCAAAGCTGGCGGCGAAACAACGGAAATGCGTGCCAAGCTAACCGGCGAAATGGGGAAGCCGCTCAGCATTCAGATTAACGACGAAACCGATACCAAGATCGAAGCCACCTTCACGCCAGTGCCGGCTGCGCCGACGCAATACAAAGCCGAAATACGGATATCGCGCAACGGCAAGGTCGTCTCCCAGCCAATGCTGACGTCGATTTATGGCCGTAGCTGCGAAGTGCAGGTTGGGGCCGGCGAAGATGAGATTCGGCTGGCCCTGACGCTCAGCCCGCGAAAGCGATAATTCTTCTCCGTTGAGTCCCGCGACGTTATACTTCAGGCATGTCAGCCGCCACTATCTTCGATCGCGTTTTCGACCCTTTGCGCTCTGTACTCACCATCGAGTCTGCGCAGCGGATGGCGGCTTGGCGCGCTGATGACGAAATCCAGCGGCAACTTGATGAGTTAGGCGAAAAGGCCAACGAAGGAACCTTGACCGCAGCCGAACGCGAGGATTACGAAGCCTACGTTCGAGCCATCGATTTCATTGGCATCCTGCAGGCCAAGGCCCGCGCCGTGCTCAAGCACCATGGCTCTTAACCATGGAAGAAGCAGTCAGGCAGTTGGTACGACTTCGCGCTGACAATCGGTGCGAATACTGCCACCTTCCGCAAGACGCCTTGCCGTGGGCCAGGTTTCAAATCGAGCACATCCGCGCGAAGCAGCATCGCGGAAACGACGAACCAGAGAATCTGGCAGTCGCTTGCCGAAAGTGCAATTTGCACAAAGGGCCGAATTTATCGTCGATTGATCCAGAAACGGACGAACTGGTTCCGTTGTTCAATCCCCGCCTGGATTCCTGGAGTGAGCACTTCAGGCTCGTCGAAAATCAAATCGTTGGACTGACAGCCATCGGTCGAGCAACTTCAGTGTTGCTGGAAATGAATGACCAGGACCGCATTCAACTGCGAGCCGAATTGACCTCGCAGGGCATGGATTTGTCTTAGCTCGCGGACCAGCAGCATCGTCCACGGACGTCGTTAATCGCGATGCAAAATCAGTGACTACCGCCCCGTCACTAACCGATCACCCAGCATGTTATCCAGCTGCGGAATGTCGTAGATCTTGCCGCGGGTTGTTTGCACGTCATATTGCAGGCGGCGATACGTGATCAGCGTATCGTCCAATATCACGTAGCAGGCTCGCGGGTCGCCGTCGCGCGGTTGGCCGACGCTGCCGACGTTGATCATCGCTTTGTCACTGGCCAGGCGGAATTGATAGCCGCATTCCTCGGGCGTGATGAAGCGATAGTCGGGCGTGAAGACTCCCGGCAAGTGCGTGTGCCCTTGCAGGCAGTATTTTTGGATGCGGTTGAATAGCGCGTCCATCTTCCGCTGGTTGTAGATGTCTTCGGGGAAGACGTATTCGTTCGTGGGTTCGCGGGGCGAACCATGCACAAACAGAAAGTCGCCGTCCGACAAGGTGCGGTGCAGTTCGCCGAGAAAATCCCACCGACGGTTGCGCTGCGCGGGCGTGCCGGGGCCGTCCTCGAGCATCTCGCGCGTCCAATAAATGGCTCGCTGAGCGACCGGATTAAAGCCATCCGGATCAAAGAGCGTGGCCTGGTCGTGATTGCCGAGGATGGTGGCTTCGCAATTTTCGATGATTTCGTCGAGGCATTCGCAGGGATTCGGGCCGTAGCCCACGATGTCGCCCAGGCAAAAGATCTGGGCCACGCCTTGCTCGCGGATATCCGCCAGGACGACACGGAGTGCCTCCAAATTGCCGTGGATATCGCTAATCAGAGCACGCTTCACGCGCGAACCTTTCCCAATCAAGTTATTTCAAGCCAGGACGCATTCGCCCGCGTTACCGCCGTGCTGCCTCACGTGTCAGCAAGTCTAAGGCTCAACAGGCCTTTATTCAATATCGGCAAGGGGTTGCTACAATCAGGGCAGACTGCTCTGTATTCCCATTATCGCTTGCGGCTCGCGGCCAGTTGCCAGTTTTCCTGCCGATTTCCCGGAAAGTGCCTCCGAATGCCTGCGTGGACCGTAGCGATTGAAACCGTGGCAACGGCTGGCTCGGTCGCGCTGGTCGCCCCTGACGGTTCCGTAAACGAACTGGTCCTCCCTGCCGAATCCCGTTCGGCCCGCACCCTGGCCGCGGCCATCCAAAAAATCTGGCAAGACGCCGGCCGTCCGCCGATCGAGCTAGTTGCGGTTGCCCACGGCCCGGGCTCGTTCACCGGCCTGCGAGTTGGTGTGATCACCGCCAAAGCCCTGGCGTATGCCTGGCGGGCGAAGCTCATCGGTGTGAACACGCTCGACGCCATCGCCGCGCAAATCGATTCGCTCCCCGGCCAGCAACTCCACGTCATTCTCGAAGCCCAACGCCAGGAGCTATTCGTCGCCAAATTCCGAGCCTTGGAAAATGGCCACTGGGAAAGAACCGCCGCCGACGAAATCATCGCCGTGCCGCAATGGCTAACCGACCTCCAGACTGCTGAGGAGACCATTGTCGCTGGTCCCGCCCTCAAGAAACTGCGCGAAAAAATCCCGCTGACAGTTTCCGTCGCCGAAGAAGCCACCTGGCAAGCGCGAGCTGCCACGGTTGGTCGTCTCGGCAGAGCTCAAAATGAAGCCGGCGCTGCCGATGAACTCTGGACCCTCCTGCCCCACTATCTCCGCGTGAGTTACGCCGAAGAAAAGAAAAAAAACTAACTGCGCATCCTCGGCTCTCTCCATTAGCCAGCCGCCTCATCCTTGCCCGCCTATGCTAAACTGCATGGGTAACTCCACTCCACCCGGATCAGCCGTCATGCCTGTTCAGATGCAGTTGTCGCGGATCATCATCAGCGAAATCAACGAGCAGCAGTTCATTTACCTGAAAGAGGTCGACGGCGAACGGCAGTTTCCGATTCTCATCGGCCTGTTCGAAGCCCAAGCCATCAACAGTGGCGTGAAGCGAATCCAATCGCCGCGTCCCCGCTCGCACGAACTCCTGGTCAACGCCATCGAAGCCATGGGGGGCGAACTCGACAGCATCGCCATCAGCGAGCTGCGCGACCACATCTACTACGCCCGCATCCGCGTCCGCCGCGAAGGTGAACTGATCGAAATCGACTCCCGCCCCAGCGACGCCATCGCCGTGGCCTTCGCCTGCGACCCAGCCCTGCCGATCTATGTGTCGGAAGAAGTGCTCGAAGAAAGCACCGGCGGCTGAGCCGCGAGTTCCGCTCTGATGCGCCGGAGCACCGTCGACTTAGCAAAGTAGCTGAATTCGCCAGAATTCAGATGGTGACCTCTAATGAGTTGCTGGCATCTGAATTCTGGCGAATTCAGCTACTCAACGAAAAAAGCCCCGCCAAAAATTGGCGGGGCTTTCTTGTTTAATTAGCTCAGCGAAACGACGAACGCGTTAGATCTCATTCGCCGGCAAGCGAGCCAGCATGGGTGGCGGCTCGGGAGCAGGAGATGTGGCGCGGGCCGGCGCTGTGCGAACTGCCGGAGCAAACGCAGTGATGTGCGTCGCGACGCCGGTGTTCACTTCGGCCGCTTTGGCGAAAAACTTTTCGGCGCGCTGGGCTTCGCCGCTGTATCGCATCGTGAAGCCGAGCAGGAAGTAGGCGTTGGGCGAATCGCTTTCGAGCGCGGCGCTGGCCAAGCGTTCGAGGTGCGATTGCTTGGCCATTCCCATCGTGCCGTACAGTTGATCGAGCGAGAAACCGTTGCGAGAAATATCGGGGCTGGCCGCCAGAGCGCGATTGATGGCGTTCACGGCGAGATCATTTTCGCCCATGGCCACCAGCGTGTGTGCATACCGCCAATTGGCTTCGGCCAGATCGGGCGCCATGCTCGCAGCGGCCCGATATTGCTGAGCCGCAGCAGCGTAACGCTGTTCACGGAACATCGTATCGCCTTGCGTCATGTACGCGCGAGCTTTGCTGCGGGCGTCAGGATTCGCATAACGCACGGTGACCGTGTTCGCATTCACCTGCTGATTTTGAATCACGCCGCCGACGATGTTTTGCACCACGCCGCGGAGCCGACCGTTGGCCACGCCCGTGTTGCCGACAATACCACCGTCGAGCACTCGCCCGCCGTTCGCGCCATTGGCCAAACGCTGATTGCGAATCGAATCGGCCAGTTGCGCGATCGCCGTACCGGCAGTCAGTTGCGTGCTCAAGCCGCCGTTTTGCACGCCCGAGTAGTAGTTGAACAGCGGGTTCGGCGCGTACTGCGTGTCGTAGTAAATCGGCGAGCTGTAGGTTTGATAAACGGGGGCGCAGCCGTTGTAGTAATTCGAATAGCCGTAGCTCGGATAGTAGCCGTAGTTAATCGTGGGATAGAACGAATTGTAGCCGTAGCCACCATACCCGCCGTAATAGCCACCGAAACCAGGATAGCCAAAGCCCCGGTAACCGTACCCGCGATAGCCAATGCCGCGGTAGCCGTAACCGTAGTACGGGCGATAGATCGGCCGGTAAACGTAACCGCGGCCAAAGCCCCAGTTGCGATGCACGCCGTAGCCGCCACCCCAGCCGCCATAATAACGATGGCCGCCCCAACCCCAGCCGCCGCCACCCCAGTGATGGTGATAGGCCTCGGCCGCGGGTGGCGCTGCCGAGTAAACGGCGGTAATGCCGAGAAGCAGAGCGAGAAGCAGAACGAACCGACGCATGGCATGGGCCTCCCTGAATTCGCGATGGAGGTTCGGGTAGTCCCAAGGAACTACCTCCACGTAAATTGGAACCTCCATCCCGGATTATCTGCCTGTTCCACCCTTCCGGCAAGCGCAGCGAGAGATGTCCAGGGATTTTCTAGAATTTGTAATGCAGGCTGGCAAACGGGGGATCAAGATGAACTTTGCGGCCTCCTTGCGCCACCAAGGGACAGATTTGGATTGCCGACGTTGCCGACAATGTCGATAATTCCTCGGACAGTTGGATTGAGTTCCTCCGGAAAGACTGCCATGCCAGATGGCCAGATGCATTCCGCTGCTGATTCGTTCACGCGCCGCCAGGCCTTGCTCGCCCTGGCCGGAGCGGCGGGATCGACGTTGCTACCCGCCCAGCGAGCTCAGGCCGCCAAACGCGATCCCAAATGGGAAGCTGCCATCGATCGCGGGCTGAAGTGGGTCGCCAAAAATCAATCGAC is drawn from Anatilimnocola floriformis and contains these coding sequences:
- a CDS encoding DUF1559 domain-containing protein, with amino-acid sequence MTNGQRNRGFTLVELLVVIAIIGVLVALLLPAVQAAREAARRTQCVNHLKQMGLAVQNFHDTYQTIPYTRLDTRETTFLIILPFLEQRNHYEKWDMTKMFYDQTAAVRETSFKFYLCPSRERSKPLYCTVDVQQGTSNPPVSGGVADYATNVGTPVGQGDYYIGMGSPTPVTEPNQANGPFWYKGPPMLRFASVSDGLSNVVFIGEKHVKRPATNTEGSVWNGDHGGSFKQLGTGAPIARDLNASSGQFGSWHPSVCQFVFGDGSVKALQVSTDLTTLDRIANRHDGEPVTLP
- a CDS encoding transposase gives rise to the protein MLGECFDPQAGLLIHQHLRPHWSQAGAVVFITFRTADSIPAEVVLRWEAEKQDWLARRGFATGAKSSVIVSKLNSKDQADFQRTFNRCREEYLDTCQGACVLKRPELARAVSDSLLHFDGQRYKMGDFVIMPNHVHLLAVFPTEQAMFDQCDSWMHFTAVQINRALGSQGKFWQSEPFDHLVRTAEQYEYLRQYIADNPLKAQLLPGEYIYRRYPG
- the thpR gene encoding RNA 2',3'-cyclic phosphodiesterase, producing the protein MQRIRSFIAVEIASSVTKRARALIEKLKTPGVDVNWVDPQQMHLTLKFLGNVTDADIPEICRVVSEAAASVEPFEIICRGLGGFPSSADARTLWLGIEQGNEELRELQAAIDNALKKEMGFAKEARGFTPHLTIGRVKGGSDEGMAELAAKLAEHMSYDADLSVVDEAVIFASFLGRSGPTYEALAHCPLA
- a CDS encoding mandelate racemase/muconate lactonizing enzyme family protein, which gives rise to MKIAAVKTIPLGGATHDHGWPGGTDPNVQYNTLVEVISDEGITGLGSCYTTRALVEGALELLRPHLIGEPADQPDRVSEKLRQSMFWLGRGGSVEHAISGIDIALWDLWGQALQQPVSKLLGGNYRDRIKPYASILFDQPEPLRDALLVQKERGFRAIKMGWRPFGRVSRQLDELLIRTARETVGEDVELMVDAGGSEQFWPHSVNWARETAKMLGDYNITWFEEALKPDDVEGFAQLQATSPVLISTGEVLTRRQAFQPFLLKRAVDIIQPDLTKCGGLSEGRKLAWLAYDQGVLLVPHGWNTAVGVAADLALSAAMPVARWVEYQTGVPYIEDILEEPFKLDAEGMLQVPSGPGLGIKLNRDAIARMGAGG
- a CDS encoding metallophosphoesterase — encoded protein: MLRIIGDVHAQIGTDDLLKHGAQPYLELIAEVEHSVQIGDMGDGIAYEQLIAGVDSTRHRFFPGNHDHYHCLPPHSLGDFGPVALGGVEFFFIRGAASTDREKLLRVGRELGRTLWFAEEELSIEQMQSAAAVYTAARPTIMLTHDAPTEIAQAVWEQTPQPLRRGEVFAPSRTNTFLEQLLAIHQPRLWLFGHHHRDWRYRAGPTLFGCVGELSYVDITADGDIAAR
- a CDS encoding MFS transporter, producing MSSPVEKIEPTASKGSLLVIFLTVFIDLLGFGMVLPLLPLYAEKFGLAEHGWQLGLLMAIFSMMQFVFSPLWGRVSDRIGRRPVIIVGLIGSVVCYGLFGIAAIQESWELLFLSRLGAGIAGATISTAAAYIADVTTKEKRAKGMALIGVSFGLGFTFGPLLAWAALLSAKTTPIPNPDKAPEVAAVANATTLADETKTPAEKEKAKLREYDHVATSPLPGFVAAGLSLVALMLAVFLLPESLKPGTSHTHMGMFDVRALKDSVSTPTIGALLLTSFLSVTAFGGFETTAALLLKDEKQGFNLQFGQVPLFFAFIGITLSLVQGGIVRRLSTRLNEVTMAAIGFTLTATGFLLIIFATQSHSWNLLLVATAVSVGGFAFTTPSLSALISRRSDPARQGGIMGVSQGVSALARIAGPLFAIPLFKGVSSVAPYEVALGLMVLGLLVLVLLARHGKDFGAGETSVGH
- a CDS encoding ADP-ribosylglycohydrolase family protein, with protein sequence MTFTASLSQFQGCLLGAATADALGAPWEGLTAELIFEMGPADRIVQHESGETIYYTDDTQMTMGIVETLVKCGAVDGDVLADRFVANYHPDRGYGQGARALINEIAAGADWRVAAAAMFGGQGSLGNGAAMRVAPIGVYFAADLTQVTKQAERSAEVTHQHPIGIDSARLLAVAAALATRSAGKTFDRTFFLQQLRDVALTEEFQWQIDLALQLEPFQSLRSFGNSLEAHRSVMTSIMCFADSPNNYEQAISRAIGRGDDVDTLAEMTGGLVGARLGLEGVPQRLWGCLEEHSQGRSYLLSLGEQLWKLRTTQPA
- a CDS encoding metallophosphoesterase family protein, whose amino-acid sequence is MRRAILSDIHGNLEALDAVLADVQTQGVDEIACLGDIVGYGPNPRQCVDKVMTFAWSVLGNHDQGALYDPEGFSSGAERAIFWTRDQLENAEEDRDLVAKRWEFLSELPRVKRDGRLMFVHGSARNPLSEYVFPEDIYNPRKLERIFALIERFCFQGHTHVPGVFTEDGKFLSTSEIGNKYTLAGTKAMFNVGSVGQPRDGDPRASYVIQTDTQVEFRRVPYPLEKTIEKIKAVPELDPFLGERLRDGK
- a CDS encoding HNH endonuclease; the protein is MEEAVRQLVRLRADNRCEYCHLPQDALPWARFQIEHIRAKQHRGNDEPENLAVACRKCNLHKGPNLSSIDPETDELVPLFNPRLDSWSEHFRLVENQIVGLTAIGRATSVLLEMNDQDRIQLRAELTSQGMDLS
- a CDS encoding metallophosphoesterase family protein → MKRALISDIHGNLEALRVVLADIREQGVAQIFCLGDIVGYGPNPCECLDEIIENCEATILGNHDQATLFDPDGFNPVAQRAIYWTREMLEDGPGTPAQRNRRWDFLGELHRTLSDGDFLFVHGSPREPTNEYVFPEDIYNQRKMDALFNRIQKYCLQGHTHLPGVFTPDYRFITPEECGYQFRLASDKAMINVGSVGQPRDGDPRACYVILDDTLITYRRLQYDVQTTRGKIYDIPQLDNMLGDRLVTGR